A window of the Microbacterium sp. AZCO genome harbors these coding sequences:
- a CDS encoding Imm61 family immunity protein gives MNGEFEAWAAEAGYEVFREPDSIVIASVNGGEIRYEVTVAGEVVTVTRAERAEDPAPQLRSTDVLDAERYLTAQLGIDLRSRRELPRLSFPYEPEDAAPGFHFEKLDGGWATLLRSSGEIIPAALKDTSMNPVVRFSYYVDASTEEIRRSFADPSGAPLFTFVV, from the coding sequence ATGAATGGCGAATTCGAGGCATGGGCGGCAGAGGCCGGGTACGAGGTCTTCCGCGAGCCTGATTCCATCGTGATCGCGTCGGTGAACGGCGGCGAGATCCGGTACGAGGTCACCGTCGCAGGAGAGGTCGTGACGGTTACTCGGGCTGAGCGCGCTGAGGATCCTGCCCCGCAGCTTCGGTCGACGGACGTGCTCGACGCGGAACGCTATCTCACGGCTCAGTTGGGGATCGACCTGCGCTCCCGGCGTGAGCTTCCCCGGCTCTCGTTCCCCTATGAGCCGGAAGATGCGGCCCCAGGCTTCCACTTCGAGAAGCTCGACGGAGGGTGGGCGACGCTCCTCCGGTCGAGCGGCGAGATCATTCCCGCCGCGCTCAAGGACACGTCCATGAACCCCGTGGTGCGGTTCTCCTATTACGTCGATGCGAGCACGGAAGAGATCCGCCGCTCGTTCGCCGACCCTTCGGGCGCGCCGCTCTTCACCTTCGTGGTGTGA
- a CDS encoding glycine--tRNA ligase, whose protein sequence is MAEQSRLDKVTALARHRGFVFQAGEIYGGSRSAWDYGPLGTELKENIRRQWWQTFVRGRGDMVGLDSSVILPKRVWEASGHVATFTDPLVECLNCHKRFRADNLIEDFEARKGRTAENGLADVPCPNCGTKGQYTEPKAFSGLVKTYLGVVDDESGLHFLRPETAQGIFVNFTNVVTASRKKPPFGIGQVGKAFRNEITPGNFIFRTREFEQMEIEYFVPPAEAQEWFEHWVEECWNWFVDLGIDPANMRRFDVPEEDRAHYSDGTIDIEYRFGFAGKEWGELMGVANRTDYDLGSHSEASGQSLSYFDQASGEKYIPYVIEPSFGLTRSMMAFLVDAYHEEQAPNAKGGFDTRTVLKLDPRLAPVKAAVLPLSRNENLSPVARKLADDLRGHWSVDFDDAGAIGRRYRRQDEIGTPFCITVDFDSLDDQAATVRDRDTMGQERVPLEGLERFLGERLRGA, encoded by the coding sequence GTGGCCGAGCAGTCCCGCCTCGACAAAGTCACCGCCCTCGCCCGTCACCGCGGGTTCGTCTTCCAGGCGGGGGAGATCTACGGCGGATCCCGCTCGGCGTGGGACTACGGTCCCCTGGGCACAGAGCTCAAAGAGAACATCCGCCGCCAGTGGTGGCAGACGTTCGTGCGTGGTCGCGGCGACATGGTCGGCCTCGACTCGTCGGTGATCCTGCCGAAGCGCGTGTGGGAGGCATCCGGTCACGTCGCGACCTTCACCGACCCCCTCGTCGAGTGCCTCAACTGCCACAAGCGTTTCCGCGCCGACAACCTCATCGAGGACTTCGAAGCACGTAAGGGCCGCACGGCCGAGAACGGGCTGGCCGACGTGCCGTGCCCCAACTGCGGCACGAAGGGCCAGTACACCGAGCCGAAGGCCTTCTCGGGCCTGGTCAAGACCTACCTCGGTGTCGTCGACGACGAGTCGGGCCTGCACTTCCTGCGCCCAGAGACGGCCCAGGGCATCTTCGTGAACTTCACGAACGTCGTGACGGCCTCGCGCAAGAAGCCGCCGTTCGGCATCGGCCAGGTCGGCAAGGCGTTCCGCAACGAGATCACGCCGGGCAACTTCATCTTCCGCACGCGCGAGTTCGAGCAGATGGAGATCGAGTACTTCGTTCCGCCGGCTGAGGCGCAGGAGTGGTTCGAGCACTGGGTCGAGGAGTGCTGGAACTGGTTCGTCGACCTCGGGATCGACCCGGCCAACATGCGCCGCTTCGACGTGCCCGAAGAGGATCGCGCGCACTACTCCGACGGGACGATCGACATCGAGTACCGCTTCGGCTTCGCGGGCAAGGAGTGGGGCGAGCTCATGGGCGTCGCCAACCGCACCGACTACGACCTCGGCTCGCACTCCGAGGCGTCCGGGCAGAGCCTGTCGTACTTCGACCAGGCGTCGGGCGAGAAGTACATCCCGTACGTCATCGAGCCCTCCTTCGGCCTCACGCGCTCGATGATGGCGTTCCTCGTCGACGCGTATCACGAGGAGCAGGCGCCCAACGCGAAGGGCGGCTTCGACACCCGCACTGTCCTGAAGCTCGACCCGCGCCTCGCCCCGGTGAAGGCAGCCGTGCTCCCGCTGTCGCGCAACGAGAACCTCTCGCCCGTCGCCCGCAAGCTCGCCGACGACCTCCGCGGCCACTGGAGCGTCGACTTCGACGACGCCGGCGCCATCGGCCGCCGCTACCGTCGCCAGGACGAGATCGGCACGCCCTTCTGCATCACGGTCGACTTCGACTCGCTCGACGACCAGGCCGCGACGGTCCGCGACCGCGACACGATGGGCCAGGAGCGCGTGCCGCTCGAGGGCCTCGAGCGCTTCCTCGGGGAGCGCCTGCGCGGGGCCTGA